A stretch of Plesiomonas shigelloides DNA encodes these proteins:
- a CDS encoding toxin-antitoxin system YwqK family antitoxin yields the protein MDTRLARSRPRAHARLLFVSGLLSCIAPWSAHAAQENTADSAVNATATRALTAPANHPATKSEPPSFDSLLQSKPVHGPLTLPNSDEQATLGFYQQGNQVYALYSRPDYQDESQTYHDLIDSFTDAHITAVFFQDLDGGDNNEVVVMYKDKQGQHLRAYAMMDGSYIPLNAMQSKLNALAPSIQPFTVAASRKALRTLQPQDYRVSYDLPADSPSDIKALLRGELQSPAQPAGYLDEQGYPVDKAAIATFAITRYPALTRSVTTADGRVLTYVLTQVLARNGGCQGEDYSFNTLKIGYMRADLPPAIFDYDDEASLINHPPSPKPEYDGPYLQFSVTNCYAMPQEYGNYVQGKQQGRWESVYPDEGILQSAGNYVDGQRQGTWTEWDDASNNNWHGQYKDNFKEGLWLLTTDSQPPVVLARENYRHGLRNGPAERYTQLAEDDAPSSANTANALRLIYKGEYRDEKKVGHWIETVDGKRQESDYQDDVLHGVQKKYNADNVLIQQSTYQHGQLQGETRRFYSSGQLLQITNYQQGQPVGEEFYFYDGQVKTGPLRSWQNWKLIKPADPNAHCDPQDEEECTLAGKPRPVSILFGEQREYAENGRLTSLSYQAGETKEGNAYRFNDRGQLYDVSAYYHGKQQGLSSGYDVDKKEPRLVRVMSQWDNRISGVSYGFDSNKNSLRYIGQACQKPDETYAGQPYLWDNAGASCGSQFTFHPNGQVERITWKDSDWDITEVVYGESGDLGFELRYAGNNVFFKNRYMTGSKSESIWITKLTSPKTRTEKGRTFSIPVNSDSDGIGYKKYYTDGRLLDESIFNGTDHHCWRRYAKDGSIENSNNNCDGVPPLTTNPAETANSAEASVSQ from the coding sequence ATGGATACCCGATTAGCGCGCAGTCGCCCGCGCGCTCACGCTCGCTTGCTGTTTGTCAGTGGGCTGCTTAGCTGCATCGCCCCGTGGTCGGCGCACGCGGCGCAAGAGAATACGGCTGACAGCGCAGTGAACGCCACCGCCACGCGTGCGCTAACCGCGCCGGCCAACCACCCAGCAACCAAGTCAGAGCCTCCCTCGTTCGACAGTTTGCTGCAAAGCAAGCCGGTGCATGGGCCGTTAACGCTACCCAATAGCGATGAGCAAGCGACGCTGGGCTTTTATCAGCAAGGTAATCAGGTCTACGCCCTGTACAGCCGCCCCGATTATCAAGATGAAAGCCAGACCTATCACGATCTGATTGATAGCTTTACCGATGCTCACATCACCGCGGTATTTTTCCAAGATCTCGATGGCGGCGACAATAATGAAGTGGTGGTGATGTACAAAGATAAGCAAGGTCAACACCTGCGCGCCTATGCCATGATGGATGGCAGCTATATCCCGCTCAACGCCATGCAATCCAAGCTCAATGCGCTAGCGCCCAGCATCCAGCCCTTTACGGTAGCTGCCAGCCGCAAAGCCTTGCGCACCTTACAACCGCAAGATTACCGCGTCAGCTATGACTTACCGGCAGATAGCCCATCGGATATCAAAGCGCTGTTACGTGGCGAACTGCAAAGCCCCGCACAACCGGCCGGCTATCTGGATGAGCAAGGCTACCCTGTTGATAAGGCCGCGATCGCCACATTTGCCATTACTCGTTATCCAGCACTGACGCGCTCCGTCACCACCGCCGATGGCCGAGTCCTGACCTATGTGTTAACCCAAGTCTTAGCCCGTAACGGCGGCTGTCAAGGTGAAGATTACAGCTTTAACACCTTGAAAATCGGCTATATGCGCGCCGACCTCCCGCCCGCCATATTTGACTACGACGACGAAGCGTCATTAATCAACCATCCTCCGTCGCCCAAACCAGAATACGACGGCCCGTATCTGCAATTCAGTGTCACTAACTGCTATGCCATGCCACAGGAATACGGCAACTACGTGCAAGGTAAACAGCAAGGACGCTGGGAATCTGTCTATCCCGACGAAGGCATTTTGCAATCCGCCGGCAACTATGTTGACGGCCAACGCCAAGGCACTTGGACCGAATGGGATGACGCCAGCAACAACAACTGGCACGGCCAGTATAAAGACAATTTCAAAGAGGGATTATGGCTGCTCACCACCGATAGCCAACCGCCGGTGGTGCTGGCGCGGGAAAATTACCGTCATGGCCTGCGTAACGGCCCTGCCGAACGCTATACACAGCTTGCCGAGGATGATGCACCAAGCTCGGCGAACACCGCCAATGCGCTGCGGTTGATCTATAAAGGCGAATACCGCGATGAGAAGAAAGTCGGTCATTGGATAGAAACGGTCGATGGCAAACGCCAAGAGTCAGACTATCAGGATGACGTCCTGCACGGCGTCCAGAAAAAGTATAACGCGGACAATGTACTGATCCAGCAAAGTACCTACCAGCATGGCCAGCTGCAAGGTGAAACGCGACGTTTTTATTCATCGGGGCAATTATTGCAAATAACCAATTACCAGCAGGGTCAACCGGTGGGCGAAGAGTTTTATTTCTATGATGGCCAAGTCAAAACCGGCCCATTACGGTCTTGGCAAAACTGGAAACTGATCAAACCGGCTGACCCCAATGCCCACTGCGATCCGCAAGACGAAGAAGAGTGTACTCTGGCTGGCAAGCCACGCCCCGTCAGTATTCTCTTCGGCGAACAGCGCGAATATGCGGAAAACGGCCGCCTGACATCTTTGTCTTACCAAGCGGGGGAGACCAAAGAAGGCAATGCCTACCGCTTTAATGATCGCGGCCAATTATACGATGTGTCGGCGTATTATCACGGCAAACAGCAAGGCCTCAGCTCAGGCTATGACGTCGACAAAAAAGAGCCCCGTTTGGTGCGAGTCATGTCGCAATGGGACAACCGGATCTCCGGCGTGAGTTACGGCTTTGATAGCAATAAAAACAGCCTGCGCTACATCGGCCAAGCCTGTCAAAAACCGGATGAAACCTATGCCGGCCAGCCTTATCTCTGGGATAACGCCGGCGCCAGCTGTGGCTCACAATTTACTTTCCATCCGAACGGACAGGTAGAGCGGATCACGTGGAAAGACAGTGACTGGGATATCACCGAAGTGGTCTACGGTGAAAGCGGTGACCTCGGATTCGAACTGCGCTATGCGGGCAATAATGTCTTTTTTAAAAACCGCTATATGACGGGCAGTAAGAGCGAGTCTATATGGATTACCAAACTGACCAGCCCTAAGACCCGTACCGAGAAAGGTCGCACCTTTAGCATACCGGTCAACTCCGATAGCGACGGGATTGGCTATAAAAAATACTATACCGATGGTCGTCTACTCGATGAGTCCATCTTCAACGGCACCGACCACCACTGCTGGCGGCGTTACGCCAAAGACGGCAGCATCGAAAATAGCAACAACAATTGTGACGGGGTCCCCCCATTGACAACAAACCCAGCAGAGACTGCAAACTCAGCAGAGGCCTCCGTCAGCCAATAA
- a CDS encoding NAD-dependent succinate-semialdehyde dehydrogenase, which translates to MNNLLKESHFIGGQWIASENTYPVFNPATEEVRARVAFAGAAEAAQALTAAEQALPAWKKLPAAQRSEILYRWYQLMLDNSEALAVLMSEEQGKSLQEARGEVRYAASFLQWFAEEAKRVYGDIIPSVQADTRICVVKQPIGVVAAITPWNFPLAMITRKAGAALAAGCTLLVKPSEETPQCALALAVLAQQAGVPDGVLNMISGDARAIGEVWLSSSQVRKISFTGSTAVGKMLMQKSAPTLKKCSLELGGNAPFIVFDDADIDAAVEGAVAAKFRNAGQTCVCVNRFFVHDTVYEAFTSRLAEAVSRLRVGNGLDPHTEIGPLINADAVAKVSAHVTDALAQGAVLRCGGKALGGNFFAPTVLSEMQDSMLIAQEETFGPIAACFRFHHDDEVIVRANNTLSGLAGYAYTQNMKRIWRLVDELEVGMLGINRGIISTEVAPFGGVKESGQGREGSKYGLEDYLETKYVLLGM; encoded by the coding sequence ATGAATAACCTGCTAAAAGAATCCCATTTTATCGGTGGGCAGTGGATTGCTTCCGAAAATACCTATCCGGTGTTTAATCCTGCAACTGAAGAGGTGCGCGCACGGGTTGCGTTTGCGGGCGCAGCCGAAGCCGCCCAAGCGCTGACCGCCGCGGAGCAGGCGTTACCGGCGTGGAAAAAGTTGCCTGCTGCTCAGCGTAGCGAGATTTTGTATCGTTGGTATCAGCTGATGCTGGATAACAGCGAAGCACTGGCGGTGTTGATGAGTGAAGAGCAGGGCAAGAGCCTGCAAGAAGCTAGGGGCGAAGTGCGTTATGCGGCCAGTTTCCTGCAGTGGTTTGCCGAAGAAGCCAAGCGAGTGTACGGGGATATTATTCCTTCGGTGCAGGCCGATACCCGTATCTGTGTGGTCAAACAGCCGATTGGTGTTGTCGCCGCTATTACGCCGTGGAATTTCCCGCTGGCGATGATCACCCGTAAAGCCGGTGCTGCGCTGGCCGCCGGTTGTACTTTGCTGGTTAAGCCGTCTGAAGAAACGCCGCAGTGTGCGCTGGCGCTGGCCGTACTGGCGCAGCAAGCTGGCGTGCCCGATGGCGTGCTGAATATGATCTCCGGCGATGCGCGCGCCATTGGCGAGGTGTGGTTGTCATCCTCACAAGTGCGGAAGATTTCCTTCACTGGCTCCACCGCAGTGGGCAAGATGCTGATGCAAAAATCCGCGCCGACCTTGAAAAAATGTTCGCTGGAGCTGGGCGGTAACGCGCCGTTTATCGTATTTGACGATGCGGATATTGATGCGGCAGTGGAAGGGGCGGTGGCCGCCAAGTTTCGTAATGCCGGCCAGACTTGCGTGTGCGTGAACCGCTTTTTTGTCCACGATACGGTGTATGAGGCGTTTACCTCACGTTTGGCGGAAGCGGTGAGCCGCTTGCGGGTAGGTAATGGTTTAGACCCGCACACCGAGATTGGCCCGTTGATTAATGCCGATGCGGTAGCCAAAGTCAGCGCGCACGTAACTGATGCGCTGGCGCAGGGCGCGGTGCTGCGCTGTGGCGGCAAAGCGCTGGGCGGCAATTTCTTTGCTCCTACCGTATTAAGTGAGATGCAAGACAGTATGCTGATTGCGCAAGAAGAGACGTTTGGGCCGATTGCCGCCTGTTTCCGCTTCCATCATGACGATGAAGTGATTGTGCGTGCCAATAACACCCTGAGCGGTTTGGCCGGTTACGCCTACACCCAGAATATGAAGCGGATCTGGCGTTTGGTTGACGAGCTGGAAGTGGGCATGCTGGGCATTAATCGTGGCATCATCTCAACGGAAGTGGCGCCGTTTGGTGGGGTGAAAGAGTCCGGACAAGGCCGCGAAGGCTCGAAATACGGTTTAGAGGATTATCTGGAAACCAAATACGTGCTGCTGGGAATGTGA
- a CDS encoding hemagglutinin repeat-containing protein, with amino-acid sequence MTHFKLSAAGKLTVALAIALTVTTPASAAGIIAGGTNQPQVSTNAQGTDIVNIVAPSASGLSHNQYQNYSVDGSGAVLNNALQAGQSQLAGQLQANSNLHGQAAKIILNEVVTRNPSLLLGQQEVFGMAADFVLANPNGITCNGCGFINTPRSSLVVGSPNVSDGNLHGYTTLNNRNALQIGQGGVHGADVLDLIAPKIDARGPITAGQAIHAISGLNEVSLDAKITYSVPVGGNGLDSYYLGGMQAGRIRLVSTAAGSGVNISGALKAAQGIDADSRGDMTLTAANLHGGDINLTAQNLTLRGEVQHHEQSSQGADNYQNYRGGIDRGSHQQEESLTRSSLHGNDIKLVSRDNQHLSATDVDGQQVTLQGRNVTLDSQVTRNSQEKHDNQWFYSWEHNESSSSLNETQHGTQIRAAKQAHVIADQDVTLTGSRIDSGNDLSVKAGGKLTLQGAQEQHRSQHTLYVKNETAALRSGTERQETQDDKLQQAALHSGGHLTLQAGDNLRADAADLKAAGNLNLSSAKQLQLGIQEVQTLNANENNHRYWGGIGGANEAEKSRRSTQVQGTHLQSGQTLTLNGQQGVELVSADANARQGAYVSSNGDIHIRSANSSTQERDHSRTGTAFNITKHAETTAAQDTRNQGSDLRAEQDLKVSGGQDVTLTGSRLQSQGTTEINAGKNLHIEQGSNTHQSSKETADLHGTTYAHKSGDSEYRAGAGLEFTRDSHSESAQTAAHSQLSGQDLTLKAGENVSVQGGELSSKQDATLRGKNIELTGAKESHSQQDSHLQTGAGIYVRGGLDQAGLGLESSTTHSSEQSASQTEQGTRTHTGGNLTLNASDTLTQQGAQHSVQGNYQENAAQSSHLASANHSQSSTSHTSVTTDLGAAVDYSAITRPAVEAVKKITHADVDGGKASFNEAKQGIPELQGTLQVNVDHKTNSQEQTTQQGTQIQAGNIAVNTQGKLTDQSSQYQATAGNIDINSGSYEHRAAQDETRTHQSHTTGNLSVTAATTTGEDLRLSGELGINHQGENQSQQNSHQGSLQAAHNVNITSHGDSTLQGVAINAGHDANLQAGQKLTIQGGESHAQGNSYHAGGSLNAKGTVLPVPTDVSGGGSLNLGYASNSQDGGQSTQITAGNNLNLHSGQGLSVQGTDLQAGHNAALRSDQGSVSLSGSQSQQNAQGGNIELALNANRKQTPASDNAVTETAPSTASAVSKVVKTGSGSVKLDGNLHRETRQHNSSVQAANVTIDSAQDTRLQNSSVKGEQVAITSGGNLQLDSREDSVLDLSAKLNAGATHTDAKDDKGNSATLGQSILKNGTLDSEGHALRSHEVTQSSQIDARDDVTLQTGGETRLHAAQIHSEQGQVKQTGSAAVLTDNQGHKDEASWKADIANSLRRLFGGKDSESKEKLPVSGQYQPTDSVTHSSITEGKAQS; translated from the coding sequence ATGACTCACTTTAAACTTTCAGCTGCCGGCAAACTCACCGTGGCGTTAGCCATTGCCCTTACCGTTACCACGCCGGCCAGTGCCGCGGGGATCATTGCGGGTGGTACTAATCAGCCACAGGTCAGCACCAATGCGCAGGGAACCGATATCGTTAATATCGTTGCGCCTTCCGCATCCGGGCTATCACATAACCAGTATCAGAACTATTCGGTGGATGGTTCAGGCGCAGTCCTGAACAACGCCCTGCAAGCCGGTCAATCGCAACTAGCCGGTCAACTGCAAGCCAACAGCAATTTGCACGGACAAGCCGCTAAAATCATCCTGAACGAAGTGGTAACCCGTAATCCATCGTTGCTGCTCGGTCAGCAAGAGGTGTTCGGTATGGCCGCCGACTTTGTGCTGGCTAACCCAAATGGCATTACCTGTAATGGCTGCGGCTTTATCAATACACCGCGCTCTTCTCTGGTGGTCGGTAGCCCCAACGTCAGCGATGGCAATTTGCACGGCTACACCACATTGAATAACCGCAACGCCCTGCAAATTGGTCAAGGCGGGGTGCACGGTGCCGATGTGCTGGATCTGATCGCACCGAAAATCGATGCCCGTGGCCCAATTACTGCCGGACAAGCCATTCACGCCATCAGCGGCCTGAATGAGGTCAGCCTTGACGCCAAGATCACCTACAGCGTCCCTGTCGGCGGTAATGGCCTCGACAGCTATTACTTAGGCGGGATGCAAGCCGGCCGTATTCGACTGGTTAGCACCGCTGCGGGCAGCGGCGTCAACATCAGCGGCGCACTCAAAGCCGCGCAAGGCATTGATGCGGACAGCCGTGGCGATATGACCCTAACTGCCGCCAACTTGCATGGCGGCGACATCAACCTCACTGCCCAGAATCTGACACTGCGCGGCGAAGTGCAGCACCACGAACAATCATCACAAGGTGCGGATAACTACCAAAATTACCGCGGCGGTATCGATCGCGGTAGCCATCAGCAAGAAGAGAGCCTGACCCGCAGCAGCCTGCACGGTAATGACATTAAATTAGTCAGCCGTGACAATCAGCACCTCTCCGCTACTGATGTGGACGGCCAGCAAGTCACCCTACAAGGGCGCAATGTCACTCTCGACAGCCAAGTCACCCGCAACAGTCAGGAAAAACACGATAACCAGTGGTTCTATTCGTGGGAGCATAACGAGTCATCCTCATCACTGAATGAAACCCAGCACGGCACCCAAATCCGCGCCGCCAAACAAGCGCACGTGATTGCTGACCAAGATGTGACCCTCACCGGTAGCCGCATTGATAGCGGCAACGATCTGAGCGTTAAAGCCGGCGGTAAACTGACCTTACAAGGCGCGCAGGAGCAACACCGTAGCCAACACACCCTGTATGTGAAAAATGAAACGGCGGCCCTGCGTAGCGGCACCGAACGCCAAGAAACGCAAGACGATAAACTGCAGCAGGCAGCTCTGCACAGTGGTGGGCATTTAACCTTACAAGCGGGAGATAATCTGCGCGCGGATGCCGCCGATTTGAAAGCCGCCGGAAATCTGAATCTCAGCAGTGCAAAACAGCTGCAACTGGGCATTCAAGAAGTCCAAACCCTGAATGCCAACGAAAATAACCATCGCTACTGGGGTGGCATTGGTGGCGCAAACGAAGCAGAGAAAAGCCGTCGTAGCACACAGGTACAAGGGACACACCTGCAAAGCGGACAAACGCTGACCCTGAACGGTCAACAAGGTGTCGAATTGGTGTCTGCCGATGCGAACGCTCGCCAAGGGGCTTATGTCAGCAGCAACGGTGATATTCACATTCGAAGCGCTAACAGCAGCACACAAGAGCGGGATCACAGCCGTACCGGCACTGCATTTAACATCACCAAGCACGCTGAAACCACTGCTGCGCAGGATACCCGCAATCAAGGCAGCGATCTGCGAGCAGAGCAAGACCTGAAAGTCAGTGGCGGGCAAGACGTCACCTTAACTGGCAGCCGCCTGCAAAGCCAAGGCACCACCGAGATCAACGCAGGCAAAAACCTGCACATTGAGCAAGGCTCCAACACTCATCAAAGCAGCAAAGAAACCGCCGACTTGCACGGCACCACCTATGCGCACAAATCCGGTGACAGCGAATACCGCGCCGGCGCAGGTTTAGAGTTCACCCGTGACAGCCACAGCGAAAGCGCGCAAACCGCCGCGCACAGCCAGCTCAGCGGCCAAGACCTGACCTTGAAAGCCGGTGAAAACGTAAGCGTACAAGGCGGTGAGCTGAGCAGCAAACAAGACGCCACGCTGAGAGGCAAAAATATTGAACTGACCGGAGCGAAAGAAAGTCACAGCCAGCAAGATTCCCATCTGCAAACCGGTGCCGGAATTTATGTACGCGGAGGACTGGATCAAGCGGGCTTAGGCTTAGAAAGCAGCACCACTCACAGCAGTGAGCAAAGTGCGTCGCAAACCGAACAAGGCACCCGTACCCACACCGGCGGTAACCTCACCCTGAACGCCAGCGACACCTTAACCCAACAAGGCGCGCAACATAGCGTGCAAGGCAACTATCAGGAAAATGCCGCGCAAAGCTCGCATCTGGCCAGTGCCAACCATAGCCAGAGCAGCACATCGCACACCAGCGTGACCACCGATCTGGGAGCTGCGGTCGATTACAGCGCTATCACACGTCCAGCCGTAGAGGCGGTGAAAAAGATCACCCATGCGGATGTCGACGGCGGCAAAGCCTCCTTCAATGAAGCGAAACAAGGCATTCCAGAGCTGCAAGGTACGCTGCAAGTGAATGTCGATCACAAGACCAACAGCCAAGAGCAAACTACCCAGCAGGGAACCCAAATTCAAGCCGGTAACATTGCTGTGAATACGCAAGGAAAACTGACCGACCAAAGCAGCCAATATCAGGCCACCGCCGGTAATATCGATATCAATAGCGGTAGCTATGAACACCGCGCCGCGCAAGATGAAACCCGGACTCACCAAAGCCACACCACCGGCAATCTGTCGGTGACAGCAGCCACTACCACCGGTGAAGATCTGCGTTTAAGCGGTGAACTTGGCATCAACCATCAAGGTGAAAACCAATCCCAGCAGAATAGCCATCAAGGCTCTTTGCAAGCCGCGCACAACGTGAATATCACCAGCCACGGCGATAGCACACTGCAAGGCGTCGCAATCAACGCCGGACACGACGCTAACCTGCAAGCAGGCCAAAAGCTGACTATCCAAGGCGGTGAAAGCCACGCGCAAGGTAACAGCTACCATGCGGGCGGCAGCCTGAATGCGAAAGGCACGGTATTGCCTGTTCCTACCGACGTCAGTGGCGGCGGCTCACTCAATCTGGGTTATGCCAGCAACAGTCAAGATGGTGGACAAAGCACGCAGATTACCGCCGGTAACAACCTGAATCTGCATAGCGGTCAAGGCCTCAGCGTACAGGGAACAGACTTGCAAGCTGGCCACAACGCGGCGCTGCGTAGCGATCAGGGCAGTGTCAGCCTCAGTGGCAGCCAGTCGCAGCAAAACGCGCAAGGCGGCAATATCGAACTGGCACTGAATGCCAACCGCAAACAAACTCCAGCTTCTGATAATGCTGTAACCGAAACAGCACCTAGCACAGCCAGCGCCGTCAGCAAGGTGGTCAAGACTGGCAGCGGCTCAGTTAAACTCGATGGCAATTTGCACCGCGAAACCCGCCAGCACAACAGCAGCGTGCAAGCGGCTAACGTAACCATCGACAGCGCGCAAGACACTCGCTTGCAAAATAGCAGCGTAAAAGGCGAGCAAGTCGCTATCACCAGTGGCGGTAACCTGCAACTCGATAGCCGTGAAGATAGCGTGCTGGATCTGAGCGCTAAACTGAACGCCGGTGCAACCCATACCGATGCCAAGGATGACAAAGGCAATAGCGCGACCCTCGGTCAATCCATCCTGAAAAATGGCACTTTAGATAGCGAAGGCCACGCCCTGCGTAGCCATGAAGTGACCCAGAGCAGCCAAATTGACGCACGCGATGATGTGACATTGCAAACCGGCGGCGAAACGCGCCTGCACGCAGCGCAAATTCACAGCGAGCAAGGTCAGGTTAAACAAACCGGCAGTGCCGCCGTGCTGACCGATAACCAAGGCCACAAAGACGAAGCCAGCTGGAAAGCGGATATCGCCAACAGCCTGCGTCGTCTGTTCGGGGGCAAAGACAGTGAATCAAAAGAAAAACTGCCCGTTTCCGGTCAATATCAACCCACTGATAGCGTAACTCATTCCTCCATTACCGAAGGTAAAGCGCAGTCATAA